From one Amycolatopsis sp. FDAARGOS 1241 genomic stretch:
- a CDS encoding DUF4235 domain-containing protein has protein sequence MKKMLYKPLNFAVSALGGLVAGRVFKVVWQKIAGEGDAPNATDKHRTWQEILIAAAVQGAIFGAVKAAAERAGAVGYEKASGEWPGDD, from the coding sequence ATGAAGAAGATGCTGTACAAACCGTTGAACTTCGCCGTCAGCGCCCTCGGCGGACTCGTCGCCGGCCGGGTGTTCAAGGTCGTGTGGCAGAAGATCGCCGGTGAGGGCGACGCGCCCAACGCCACTGACAAGCACCGCACGTGGCAGGAGATCCTCATCGCCGCCGCGGTGCAGGGCGCGATCTTCGGCGCGGTCAAGGCCGCCGCGGAACGCGCCGGCGCCGTCGGCTACGAGAAGGCGAGCGGCGAATGGCCCGGCGACGACTGA
- a CDS encoding glycosyltransferase encodes MIAARTRRLRVLLWHVHGSWTDAFVRGRHHYLLPVSPAKAPWGLGLAGRDWPSASEVPLDGLAEAEPDVVVLQRPEEFAVAEQLNVPAVYVEHNAPRPYAASSEHPLSGRSDIPVVHVTHFNEAMWDCGRAPTKVIPHGIPDPGNRYTGELAAGVSMINEPVRRRRVTGADLLDSFAEIAPVDVFGLGTEELRGRARGHGDVPPPALHDEIARRRVFVHTARWTSLGLSLLEAMHLGMPVVVFAATEAVAAVPAEAGVLSTDLSVLTSGFRELLHEPDFAALAGQNARAYALKHFGLDAFLTAWDHLLAETAR; translated from the coding sequence ATGATCGCAGCCCGAACCCGGCGCCTGCGCGTGCTGCTGTGGCACGTCCACGGCTCGTGGACCGACGCCTTCGTGCGCGGACGCCACCACTACCTTCTGCCCGTGTCACCCGCGAAGGCGCCGTGGGGCCTCGGGCTCGCCGGGCGGGACTGGCCGTCCGCGTCCGAGGTGCCGCTCGACGGACTGGCCGAGGCCGAGCCCGACGTCGTCGTGCTGCAGCGGCCGGAGGAATTCGCGGTGGCCGAACAGCTGAACGTGCCGGCGGTCTACGTCGAGCACAACGCACCCCGGCCGTACGCGGCGTCGAGCGAGCACCCGCTGTCCGGGCGGTCGGACATCCCGGTCGTGCACGTGACGCACTTCAACGAAGCGATGTGGGACTGTGGCCGCGCGCCCACGAAGGTCATCCCCCACGGCATCCCCGACCCCGGAAACCGTTACACCGGCGAGCTGGCAGCCGGTGTCTCGATGATCAACGAGCCGGTCCGGCGCCGGCGCGTGACCGGCGCCGACCTGCTCGACTCGTTCGCCGAGATCGCTCCCGTCGACGTCTTCGGCCTGGGTACCGAAGAGCTGCGGGGCCGGGCGCGCGGGCACGGCGACGTGCCCCCTCCCGCACTGCACGACGAAATCGCGCGCCGCCGGGTGTTCGTGCACACCGCCCGCTGGACGTCACTGGGCCTGTCGCTGCTCGAGGCGATGCACCTCGGGATGCCGGTGGTCGTCTTCGCGGCCACCGAGGCGGTCGCCGCGGTGCCCGCCGAAGCCGGCGTGCTGTCCACCGACCTCTCCGTGCTGACGAGCGGGTTCCGCGAACTGCTGCACGAACCGGACTTCGCGGCGCTCGCCGGTCAGAACGCCCGGGCGTACGCCCTCAAGCACTTCGGCCTCGACGCCTTCCTCACCGCCTGGGACCACCTCCTGGCCGAAACGGCCCGCTGA
- a CDS encoding PfkB family carbohydrate kinase: MKPLVVLGDTLLDVDAEGTAERLCPEAPVPVVDLKARLRRPGGAGLAALLAARSAVEVVLVTPLGDDEAGHTLTGLLEPDVTVLPLPLRGSTVCKTRVRAGGQSLLRLDSGDGTATTAPLPDRVRDVVHEAGAVLVADYGRGLTRNPHVRRLLREAARRVPVVWDPHPRGPAPISGVRLVSPNVAEARAAVPGHEEPAELAKLLRGHWHAQAVAVTTGPGGAVLADEQGATAVPVPAFARAPGRGAPDTCGAGDRFAAAATAALLSGADPTGAVATAVEAAARFVADGGATALSTEDAPVKDPQPAGDAFGLAERVRGDGGRLVATGGCFDLLHPGHVSLLRQARALGDALVVCLNSDTSVRGLKGPGRPLVRDRDRARLLNALSFVDAVVVFDELSPAAVLERLRPHVWVKGGDYTHAQLPEREVVERHGGEVVLVPTVPGYSTSRLVAATAGA; this comes from the coding sequence GTGAAGCCGCTGGTCGTCCTCGGCGACACGCTGCTCGACGTCGACGCCGAAGGTACCGCCGAGCGGCTCTGCCCCGAAGCGCCGGTGCCGGTGGTCGACCTGAAGGCGCGGCTGCGCCGCCCTGGAGGTGCGGGCCTCGCCGCGCTGCTGGCCGCGCGCTCGGCGGTCGAGGTCGTGCTCGTCACGCCGCTGGGCGACGACGAGGCCGGCCACACGCTGACCGGACTGCTGGAACCGGACGTCACCGTGCTGCCGCTGCCGCTGCGCGGGTCGACGGTGTGCAAGACCCGCGTCCGCGCCGGCGGCCAGTCGTTGCTGCGCCTGGATTCCGGCGACGGAACCGCGACCACGGCCCCCTTGCCCGATCGCGTCCGCGACGTCGTGCACGAGGCCGGCGCGGTGCTCGTGGCGGACTACGGACGCGGGCTGACGCGCAACCCGCACGTCCGCCGGCTGTTGCGCGAGGCGGCCCGGCGTGTCCCGGTGGTGTGGGACCCGCACCCACGCGGCCCGGCGCCGATATCCGGCGTGCGGCTGGTGAGCCCGAACGTGGCGGAGGCGCGAGCAGCGGTGCCGGGACACGAGGAGCCGGCCGAGCTGGCGAAGCTGCTGCGCGGGCACTGGCACGCGCAGGCGGTCGCGGTCACCACGGGGCCGGGGGGCGCCGTGCTGGCCGACGAGCAAGGCGCGACCGCCGTCCCCGTCCCGGCCTTCGCGCGGGCCCCCGGGCGCGGCGCACCGGACACGTGCGGCGCGGGTGACCGGTTCGCAGCCGCGGCCACCGCGGCACTCCTGTCCGGCGCGGACCCGACCGGGGCCGTCGCGACCGCGGTCGAGGCGGCGGCCCGGTTCGTGGCCGACGGCGGTGCGACCGCACTGTCCACAGAGGATGCTCCGGTCAAGGACCCGCAGCCCGCGGGCGACGCGTTCGGCCTCGCCGAGCGGGTCCGTGGCGACGGCGGCCGGCTCGTCGCCACCGGCGGCTGCTTCGACCTGCTCCACCCCGGGCACGTCAGCCTGCTGCGCCAGGCGCGCGCCCTCGGGGACGCCCTCGTCGTCTGCCTCAACTCCGACACCTCCGTGCGCGGCCTCAAGGGTCCCGGCCGCCCGCTCGTGCGTGACCGCGACCGAGCGCGCTTGCTGAACGCTCTGTCGTTCGTGGACGCCGTCGTGGTCTTCGACGAGCTTTCCCCGGCCGCCGTGCTGGAGCGGTTGCGTCCGCACGTGTGGGTCAAGGGCGGCGACTACACACACGCGCAGCTACCCGAACGCGAAGTGGTCGAGCGCCACGGCGGTGAAGTGGTGCTCGTGCCGACTGTCCCCGGCTACTCGACCTCGCGCCTGGTCGCCGCGACGGCCGGCGCCTGA
- a CDS encoding carbamoyltransferase C-terminal domain-containing protein encodes MRILGINAVFHDPAAALVVDGEIVAAAEEERFTRRKHGKQAVPFSAWEQPAQAAAWCLAQAGLAPEDVDAVGYSYDPALVEPGLPGHDPSGEELRTEYAERAPKFLAAALPGLHPGVVRFVRHHVAHAASAALAAPFGDCAVLVADGRGESTSALAGEYRDGRLKELAAQRLPDSLGLLYEDLTEHLGFARSSDEYKVMALASYGTPEYRDRLRAKVRATGDGGFRAAGVNLAEFAPRRAAADDITRRHADLAASVQTVLEEVLLDLVRWLHERTGHRDLALAGGIALNCVANTRLHAEGPFERIWVQPAAGDAGTALGAALQLAADAGERGAPMGDAGLGRGWRDDELEDVLRRAKLPYERPADLAGTVAEALANDEVVAWFQGRAEFGPRALGHRSLLAHPGRAVNLERLNDVKGREQFRPVAPMVRTERASEIFGRGPLPSPYMLFVHDVAPEWRDRIPAVTHVDGTARVQTVDDRENPELARMLAGFERLTGVPVVINTSLNTAGRPMVDSPRDALECFGSAPIDLLALGPFVLRRAARIGAAAPEEKEVP; translated from the coding sequence ATGCGCATCCTCGGAATCAACGCTGTTTTCCACGACCCGGCCGCCGCGCTGGTCGTCGACGGCGAGATCGTCGCCGCGGCGGAGGAGGAGCGCTTCACGCGCCGCAAACACGGCAAGCAGGCGGTGCCGTTCTCCGCGTGGGAGCAGCCTGCTCAGGCCGCGGCCTGGTGCCTGGCCCAGGCGGGCCTGGCGCCGGAAGACGTCGATGCCGTCGGGTACTCCTACGACCCGGCGCTCGTTGAGCCCGGCCTGCCCGGTCACGACCCCAGCGGCGAAGAGCTGCGCACCGAGTACGCCGAGCGGGCCCCGAAGTTCCTCGCGGCCGCGCTGCCCGGGCTGCACCCCGGAGTGGTGCGGTTCGTGCGCCACCACGTCGCGCACGCCGCGTCGGCCGCACTCGCGGCACCGTTCGGCGACTGCGCGGTGCTCGTCGCCGACGGCCGCGGTGAAAGCACCTCTGCGCTCGCCGGGGAATACCGCGACGGCCGGCTGAAAGAGCTCGCGGCCCAGCGGCTGCCGGATTCGCTCGGCCTGCTCTACGAGGACCTCACCGAGCACCTGGGCTTCGCCCGCTCCAGCGACGAGTACAAGGTGATGGCGCTCGCCTCCTATGGCACGCCCGAGTACCGCGACCGGCTGCGGGCAAAGGTCCGTGCGACGGGCGACGGCGGTTTCCGCGCGGCCGGGGTGAACCTGGCGGAGTTCGCGCCGCGGCGCGCCGCGGCCGACGACATCACCCGCCGCCACGCCGACCTCGCCGCGAGCGTCCAGACCGTGCTCGAAGAGGTGCTGCTGGACCTCGTGCGCTGGCTGCATGAGCGCACCGGGCACCGCGATCTCGCGCTCGCGGGCGGGATCGCGCTCAACTGCGTCGCCAACACCCGCCTGCACGCCGAAGGCCCGTTCGAGCGCATCTGGGTGCAACCCGCGGCCGGCGACGCCGGAACGGCTCTCGGCGCGGCGTTGCAGCTGGCCGCCGATGCCGGTGAGCGCGGCGCGCCGATGGGCGACGCCGGACTGGGCCGGGGCTGGCGCGACGACGAGCTCGAAGACGTGCTGCGGCGCGCGAAACTCCCCTACGAACGTCCCGCCGACCTCGCCGGAACCGTTGCCGAAGCACTGGCGAACGACGAGGTCGTCGCCTGGTTCCAAGGCCGCGCGGAGTTCGGGCCGCGCGCGCTCGGCCACCGTTCGCTGCTGGCTCACCCCGGCCGCGCGGTCAACCTCGAACGGCTCAACGACGTCAAAGGCCGTGAACAGTTCCGGCCGGTGGCACCGATGGTGCGGACCGAGCGCGCGAGCGAGATCTTCGGCCGCGGCCCGCTGCCCAGCCCGTACATGCTCTTCGTGCACGACGTCGCGCCGGAGTGGCGCGATCGCATCCCGGCCGTCACCCACGTCGACGGCACCGCTCGCGTGCAGACCGTCGACGACCGCGAAAACCCGGAGCTGGCGCGGATGCTGGCCGGGTTCGAACGCTTGACCGGCGTGCCCGTCGTGATCAACACGAGCCTCAACACCGCGGGCCGGCCGATGGTCGATTCGCCGCGCGACGCGCTCGAATGCTTCGGTTCCGCCCCGATCGACCTACTCGCGCTGGGGCCGTTCGTGCTCCGGCGCGCCGCACGAATCGGCGCCGCGGCGCCCGAGGAAAAGGAGGTGCCGTGA
- a CDS encoding GAF and ANTAR domain-containing protein, protein MTGRPVSTDHLDELATAMAALTRSLETDEFEPDILDTICAEAVRAVPGADMASITAIQDGKADTAAFTDERALELDRGQYAAGEGPCLHAAAAGETVRLSIHTARERWPGFARAARDVGVGSYLAAPLHIDDQLTGALNLFGFADHGFEDIDARLLSVYTAIVAFGLRTRHRYRLARTRADQLDEAMRSRAVIEQAKGMLMLIHRIDADQAMQRLVSESQNTNVKLREVARAFVARGSRPG, encoded by the coding sequence ATGACAGGCAGACCCGTCAGCACCGATCACCTCGACGAGCTGGCCACCGCGATGGCGGCCCTCACGCGCTCACTGGAGACCGACGAGTTCGAACCCGACATCCTGGACACCATCTGCGCCGAAGCCGTGCGGGCCGTGCCCGGCGCTGACATGGCCAGCATCACCGCGATCCAGGACGGCAAGGCCGACACGGCCGCCTTCACCGACGAGCGCGCCCTCGAGCTCGACCGCGGCCAGTACGCCGCCGGCGAAGGACCGTGCCTGCACGCCGCGGCGGCCGGGGAGACCGTGCGCCTCTCGATCCACACCGCGCGCGAGCGCTGGCCCGGGTTCGCCCGCGCCGCCCGCGACGTCGGCGTCGGCAGCTACCTGGCGGCACCGCTGCACATCGACGACCAGCTCACCGGAGCGCTCAACCTCTTCGGATTCGCCGACCACGGGTTCGAGGACATCGACGCCCGGCTGCTTTCGGTCTACACGGCCATCGTCGCTTTCGGGCTGCGCACGCGGCACCGCTACCGGCTCGCCCGTACCCGCGCCGACCAGCTCGACGAGGCCATGCGCTCACGCGCCGTCATCGAGCAGGCCAAGGGCATGCTCATGCTGATCCACCGGATCGATGCGGACCAGGCGATGCAGCGGCTCGTCAGCGAGTCCCAGAACACGAACGTGAAGCTGCGCGAAGTGGCGCGGGCGTTCGTCGCGCGAGGTAGCCGCCCCGGCTGA
- a CDS encoding polysaccharide pyruvyl transferase family protein — protein MRVLLTGWASFLHGEATAGDVLSLRAAGAALSAAGIEHDVAWSPGFRPDRLHLGDAAVEDYTHVVFACGPVHGPQLRELHERYASCRRIAVGVSVADPADAAVTGFHRILPRDDAATAVPDLSLAATTSRAPVLGIVLASRQPEYGAAGRHDEVHAALTQWLAGLDCARVPLDTRLAHENWTRCATPDQFVSALSRVDVVVTTRLHGLALGLKAGVPVCAVDPVAGGGKVTAQGRALHWPVLAANEAGDAALLDEHLAWCLSRGGPAPAVPGAGSSLDGLIDELVGQR, from the coding sequence ATGCGAGTTCTCCTCACGGGCTGGGCCAGTTTCCTGCACGGCGAAGCCACGGCGGGCGACGTCCTGAGCCTCCGGGCGGCCGGCGCCGCGCTGTCGGCGGCCGGGATCGAGCACGACGTGGCGTGGAGCCCGGGATTCCGACCGGACCGGCTCCATCTGGGCGACGCCGCAGTGGAGGACTACACGCACGTGGTCTTCGCCTGTGGCCCCGTGCACGGACCGCAGCTTCGCGAACTGCACGAACGCTACGCCTCGTGCCGGCGGATCGCGGTCGGCGTCTCGGTGGCGGATCCGGCGGACGCGGCGGTGACCGGGTTCCACCGCATCCTGCCGCGCGACGACGCCGCGACCGCCGTGCCGGACCTGTCGCTGGCCGCGACCACGTCGAGGGCTCCGGTGCTCGGGATCGTCCTCGCGTCGCGGCAACCCGAATACGGCGCCGCCGGTCGCCACGACGAGGTGCACGCTGCGCTGACGCAGTGGCTGGCCGGGCTCGACTGCGCCCGGGTGCCGCTGGACACCCGGCTGGCGCACGAGAACTGGACCCGCTGCGCCACCCCCGACCAGTTCGTCTCCGCTCTGTCCCGGGTGGACGTCGTGGTGACCACCCGGCTGCACGGGTTGGCGCTGGGGCTGAAGGCGGGTGTGCCCGTGTGTGCGGTCGATCCCGTCGCGGGCGGCGGGAAGGTGACGGCGCAGGGCCGTGCGCTCCACTGGCCGGTGCTCGCGGCGAACGAGGCGGGTGATGCGGCGCTCCTCGACGAGCACCTGGCGTGGTGCCTGTCCCGGGGCGGGCCCGCGCCGGCGGTGCCGGGCGCGGGGTCTTCGCTGGACGGTCTCATCGACGAGCTGGTGGGGCAGCGGTGA
- a CDS encoding glycosyltransferase family 2 protein — protein MTRISVVLITHNRREQLRRTLRHMTSLPDDAPILVADNASTDGSADLVAREFPRVRLLRLVKNLGAVARNLAVAEVTTPYVAFCDDDTCWQPGALTRAADLLDAHPGLASVTGRCLVEPGLGEDPITPELRESPVPGPDWLPGPALLGIMAGLTAVRVDAFRAVGGFSSRMWLGGEEELFALDLAARGWWMCWAEDVVIHHSPSARRDPRERRRLGIRNTLWTLVLRRPWSAVFRRGADVLRSAPFDAATLAALAEVVRGLPGVLAERRVVPPRVEEGLRLLEGPQRDSAARRYVG, from the coding sequence GTGACCCGCATTTCGGTCGTGCTGATCACCCACAACCGGCGCGAGCAGCTGCGCCGCACGCTGCGCCACATGACGTCGCTGCCCGACGACGCACCGATCCTCGTCGCCGACAACGCCTCCACCGACGGGTCCGCGGATCTCGTCGCCCGCGAGTTCCCCCGGGTTCGGTTGCTGCGGCTCGTCAAAAATCTCGGAGCTGTGGCGCGCAACCTCGCGGTAGCCGAGGTGACCACCCCGTATGTCGCCTTCTGCGACGACGACACCTGCTGGCAGCCCGGCGCCCTCACCCGAGCCGCCGACCTGCTCGACGCCCACCCCGGCCTCGCTTCGGTGACGGGCCGCTGCCTGGTCGAACCCGGGCTCGGCGAAGACCCGATCACGCCCGAACTGCGCGAGTCGCCGGTCCCCGGCCCCGATTGGCTGCCCGGTCCGGCGCTGCTCGGCATCATGGCCGGGCTGACGGCCGTCCGGGTCGACGCCTTCCGCGCGGTCGGCGGGTTCTCGTCCCGCATGTGGCTCGGCGGAGAGGAAGAACTGTTCGCCCTCGACCTGGCCGCCCGCGGCTGGTGGATGTGCTGGGCCGAGGATGTCGTGATCCACCACTCGCCCTCAGCCCGGCGCGATCCCCGCGAGCGCCGCCGCCTCGGCATCCGCAACACGCTGTGGACGCTGGTGCTGCGCCGACCCTGGTCCGCCGTCTTCCGCCGGGGCGCCGACGTGCTGCGCTCGGCTCCGTTCGACGCCGCGACGCTCGCCGCGCTGGCCGAGGTGGTCCGCGGCCTGCCGGGGGTTCTGGCCGAGCGCCGGGTCGTGCCGCCGCGCGTCGAAGAAGGGCTGCGGCTGCTGGAGGGACCGCAACGCGACTCGGCGGCCCGCCGCTATGTCGGCTGA
- a CDS encoding SIS domain-containing protein, producing the protein MDDHLAALREAALRTSVSAPTIAAWGNHLAAVFDAGGRLLACGNGGSAAEAQHLTGELVGRFRGERRPLSAIPLHADTSAATAIGNDYGEHEVFARQVRAHGRPGDVLVCLSTSGSSQNVVAAAKAAHELGVTTWALTGPAPNPLAALCDDAITVPAPSVATVQELHLALVHALCAALDDALGVAA; encoded by the coding sequence ATGGACGACCATCTCGCCGCGTTGCGGGAAGCCGCCCTGCGGACCAGCGTTTCCGCCCCGACGATCGCCGCCTGGGGCAATCATCTCGCGGCGGTTTTCGACGCCGGTGGGCGGTTGCTCGCCTGCGGCAACGGCGGCAGCGCCGCGGAAGCCCAGCACCTGACCGGTGAGCTCGTGGGCCGGTTCCGCGGCGAACGACGGCCGCTGTCGGCGATCCCGCTGCACGCCGACACGTCGGCGGCCACCGCCATCGGCAACGACTACGGCGAGCACGAGGTGTTCGCCCGCCAGGTTCGCGCCCACGGCCGGCCCGGCGACGTGCTGGTGTGCCTGTCCACGAGCGGCAGCAGCCAGAACGTCGTCGCGGCGGCGAAGGCCGCGCACGAACTGGGCGTGACGACGTGGGCGCTGACGGGGCCCGCGCCCAACCCGCTCGCCGCGCTGTGCGACGACGCGATCACCGTCCCAGCGCCCTCGGTCGCCACCGTGCAGGAACTGCACCTCGCGCTGGTGCACGCCCTGTGCGCCGCGCTCGACGACGCGCTCGGGGTGGCCGCGTGA
- a CDS encoding glycosyltransferase, with the protein MKIAMVSEHANPLSALGDEDAGGQNVHVAELSAALVRAGHDVTVYTRRENPDQDDELTTEQGYRVVHVPAGPAKKLPKDRLLPHMGEFGSFLRDRWAVERPEVAHAHFWMSGVASALAAKATGTPIAQTFHALGVVKKRYQRDRDTSPADRIRLERMVGRRADRVVATCSDEVFELSRMGVPRTRISVVPCGVDLQRFTPDGPVAKRRAAHRLVAVGRLVPRKGFDTAIVALAQLPDTELVIAGGPEKGKLASDPEVRRLRGLADRFGVADRVRWAGQVSRPDMPALLRSADAVVCTPWYEPFGIVPLEAMACGVPVVAAAVGGLTDTVVDGVTGVLVRPRRPHELAARLRALLDDSALCHAYGATGLDRVRARYSWDRVAADTLRAYRKVVPEAAATAHAR; encoded by the coding sequence ATGAAGATCGCGATGGTGTCCGAGCACGCCAACCCCCTGTCCGCACTGGGTGACGAAGATGCCGGTGGGCAGAACGTGCACGTCGCGGAACTGTCGGCGGCGCTCGTCAGGGCCGGCCACGACGTCACCGTCTACACGCGACGCGAGAACCCGGACCAGGATGACGAGCTGACGACGGAGCAGGGCTATCGCGTGGTGCACGTGCCGGCGGGGCCGGCGAAGAAGCTGCCGAAAGACCGGCTCCTGCCGCACATGGGCGAGTTCGGCAGTTTCCTGCGAGACCGATGGGCGGTCGAGCGACCAGAGGTCGCTCACGCGCACTTCTGGATGTCCGGCGTGGCCTCCGCGCTCGCCGCGAAGGCCACCGGCACGCCCATCGCGCAGACCTTCCACGCGCTCGGCGTGGTCAAAAAGCGCTACCAGCGTGACCGGGACACCAGCCCCGCCGACCGGATCCGCCTGGAGCGCATGGTCGGCCGGCGCGCCGACCGCGTGGTCGCGACGTGCTCCGACGAGGTGTTCGAGCTTTCCCGCATGGGTGTGCCGCGCACCCGCATCTCCGTCGTGCCGTGCGGAGTGGATCTCCAGCGCTTCACCCCCGACGGCCCTGTGGCGAAGCGGCGGGCGGCGCACCGGCTCGTCGCCGTGGGCCGGCTGGTGCCGCGCAAGGGTTTCGACACGGCGATCGTCGCGCTCGCGCAACTGCCCGACACGGAGCTCGTGATCGCGGGCGGGCCGGAGAAGGGCAAGCTGGCCTCGGATCCGGAGGTGCGGCGCCTGCGGGGGCTGGCCGATCGGTTCGGTGTCGCCGACCGGGTCCGCTGGGCCGGCCAGGTATCGCGGCCGGACATGCCGGCACTGCTGCGGTCGGCCGACGCGGTCGTGTGCACGCCGTGGTACGAGCCGTTCGGCATCGTCCCGCTCGAAGCCATGGCCTGCGGGGTGCCGGTGGTGGCGGCCGCGGTCGGAGGCCTCACCGACACGGTCGTCGACGGCGTCACCGGAGTGCTGGTCCGGCCCCGCCGGCCGCACGAGCTGGCGGCGCGGCTGCGCGCGCTGCTCGACGACTCCGCGCTGTGCCACGCCTACGGCGCCACGGGTCTCGACCGGGTCCGGGCGCGCTATTCGTGGGACCGCGTCGCCGCCGACACGCTGCGGGCATACCGCAAAGTCGTGCCGGAAGCAGCCGCGACGGCGCACGCCCGCTGA
- a CDS encoding SDR family NAD(P)-dependent oxidoreductase, translating to MTTRRFEHAVVTGGAGFVGAHLCELLLAEGCVVVAVDDLSTAAENALDRLRRHDRFRFVHHDVTEPMAFDGPVDVVFHLASAASPRDYLARPIETLRAGSHGTEHALELARRSGARFVLASTSEVYGDPLEHPQREQYWGHVNPIGPRSVYDEAKRYAEALTSAYRREHGSDTGIARIFNTYGPGMRAGDGRMIPAFFTQALAGEPLTLTGTGEQTRSICYVEDTARGLLALACSDHPGPVNLGNPDELTVRQVAERVKEITGSGSPIECVDAVVDDPRRRCPDITLAREVLGWAPKVDVEDGLRRTAAWFRRAPLR from the coding sequence ATGACGACCAGGCGGTTCGAGCACGCGGTGGTGACCGGAGGCGCCGGTTTCGTCGGCGCGCACCTGTGCGAGCTGTTGCTCGCCGAGGGCTGCGTAGTGGTCGCGGTGGACGATCTCTCCACGGCCGCGGAGAACGCACTCGACCGGCTGCGCCGGCACGACCGGTTCCGCTTCGTGCACCACGACGTGACCGAGCCGATGGCCTTCGACGGGCCGGTCGACGTGGTGTTCCACCTCGCCTCGGCCGCCTCGCCGCGGGATTACCTCGCCCGGCCGATCGAAACCCTGCGCGCCGGTTCGCACGGCACCGAGCACGCGCTCGAGCTGGCCCGGCGCAGCGGAGCGCGGTTCGTGCTCGCCTCTACCAGCGAGGTCTACGGCGACCCGCTGGAACACCCGCAACGCGAGCAGTACTGGGGCCATGTCAACCCGATCGGCCCGCGCAGCGTCTACGACGAGGCCAAGCGCTACGCCGAAGCGCTCACGTCCGCCTACCGCCGCGAACACGGTTCCGACACGGGGATCGCGCGAATTTTCAACACGTACGGCCCCGGCATGCGCGCCGGCGACGGGCGCATGATCCCGGCGTTCTTCACGCAGGCGCTCGCCGGCGAGCCGCTGACCCTCACCGGAACCGGCGAGCAGACGCGTTCGATCTGTTACGTCGAGGACACCGCGCGCGGCCTGCTCGCCCTGGCGTGCTCGGACCACCCAGGGCCCGTGAACCTGGGCAACCCGGATGAACTGACCGTGCGTCAGGTCGCCGAGCGGGTGAAGGAGATCACCGGGTCCGGTTCGCCGATCGAGTGCGTCGACGCGGTCGTCGACGATCCGCGGCGGCGGTGTCCCGACATCACGCTCGCGCGGGAAGTCCTGGGCTGGGCGCCGAAGGTCGACGTGGAGGACGGCTTGCGCCGCACGGCGGCCTGGTTCCGCCGCGCGCCGCTGCGCTGA
- a CDS encoding glycosyltransferase family 2 protein: MSARTTVVIATRDRARELDRTLTELSAVDPRPPVVVLDNASRDDTAAVAGKHDQVRVIRLPHNLGAAARNLGVLVAGTPYVAFSDDDSWWAPDALREAERIFDDHPRVGLLAARTLVGPECREDPVTPALAHSPLGTPEGGPGPLVLGFLACSAIVRRAAYLEAGGFSPLLHFGAEEQLLAYDLAARGWDMCYAGQLRAHHHPSRSRPPSSWRRRAERRNRLLIAVLRRPWREVVRTALGAPSAVPSALPKLARAWHGRRVLPDRVEQQARTLEGTAS, encoded by the coding sequence GTGAGCGCGCGCACGACGGTCGTGATCGCCACGCGCGACCGCGCGCGGGAACTGGACCGGACGCTGACCGAATTGTCCGCCGTGGACCCCCGGCCGCCGGTGGTGGTGCTCGACAACGCCTCCCGCGACGACACGGCCGCGGTTGCCGGGAAACACGACCAAGTCCGGGTGATCCGGCTGCCGCACAACCTCGGTGCGGCGGCGCGAAACCTCGGCGTGCTGGTCGCCGGAACCCCGTACGTGGCGTTCAGCGACGACGATTCCTGGTGGGCGCCCGACGCGCTGCGCGAAGCCGAGCGGATCTTCGACGACCACCCCCGCGTGGGGCTGCTCGCCGCCCGCACGCTCGTCGGCCCGGAGTGCCGCGAGGATCCCGTGACACCCGCGCTGGCGCACAGTCCACTCGGGACACCCGAGGGTGGCCCCGGCCCTCTCGTGCTCGGCTTCCTGGCGTGCTCGGCGATCGTGCGCCGCGCCGCCTACCTGGAAGCGGGCGGCTTCAGCCCGCTGCTGCACTTCGGCGCGGAGGAACAGTTGCTGGCCTACGATCTCGCCGCCCGTGGCTGGGACATGTGCTACGCCGGACAGCTGCGGGCGCACCACCACCCGTCCCGGTCCCGGCCGCCGTCGTCGTGGCGACGCCGAGCCGAACGGCGCAACCGGCTGCTCATCGCCGTCCTGCGGCGACCGTGGCGCGAGGTCGTGCGCACCGCGCTCGGCGCGCCGTCGGCCGTGCCGAGCGCCTTGCCGAAGCTGGCGCGCGCGTGGCACGGACGCCGCGTCCTGCCCGACCGGGTCGAACAGCAGGCCCGCACACTGGAAGGAACCGCGTCGTGA